Proteins from one Drosophila gunungcola strain Sukarami chromosome 3R, Dgunungcola_SK_2, whole genome shotgun sequence genomic window:
- the LOC128266722 gene encoding esterase CG5412 codes for MTNNDALADTASSSRTGGSKQQPKLEITEKVRVLCLHGYRQNGDAFKNKLGSFRKFASKYAEFVFITAPHVAPALESAAEPVPEQRSWWANKDDGTFKGTNKGGPAFGFQESLRCVEEAWRTQGPFQGLLGFSQGACFVGLICGLAKKKLTSIRPEFAVLSSGFLSGSLVHMSAYEEAISIPALHIYGQTDEIIPKELSESLAAHFKNAELLEHSGGHYFPATAQQKQTFINFFQDRLQEYLEHQELQQSGNASFVDSGAEDDNDAEVAAMTAELDESD; via the exons atgaCCAACAATGATGCTCTGGCGGATACAGCGAGTTCCAGTCGAACTGGCGGCAGCAAGCAACAGCCCAAGCTGGAGATCACCGAGAAAGTGCGGGTCCTGTGTCTGCACGGCTACCGACAGAATGGAGATGCCTTCAAAAACAAGCTGGGCTCCTTCCGCAAGTTCGCCTCCAAGTATGCGGAGTTTGTGTTTATTACGGCGCCACACGTGGCCCCCGCTTTGGAGTCTGCGGCGGAACCTGTGCCGGAGCAAAGGAGCTGGTGGGCGAACAAGGACGATGGAACTTTCAAAGGAACAAACAAAGGTGGTCCCGCCTTTGGCTTTCAGGAGAGCCTGCGCTGCGTGGAGGAGGCGTGGCGAACTCAGGGTCCATTCCAAGGACTCCTCGGTTTTTCGCAAGGCGCCTGTTTCGTGGGCCTAATTTGCGGCCTGGCCAAAAAGAAGT TGACCTCCATTCGCCCGGAGTTTGCAGTGCTTTCCTCCGGCTTCTTGTCCGGCAGTTTGGTGCACATGAGCGCCTACGAAGAGGCAATCAGCATTCCCGCTTTGCACATTTACGGTCAGACGGATGAAATCATACCAAAGGAGCTGAGTGAATCCCTGGCCGCGCACTTCAAGAACGCGGAGCTGTTGGAGCACAGTGGCGGCCACTACTTCCCGGCCACGGCGCAGCAAAAGCAGACGTTCATCAACTTCTTCCAGGACCGACTACAGGAGTACTTGGAGCACCAGGAGCTGCAACAGAGCGGCAATGCCTCCTTTGTGGACAGCGGGGCGGAGGATGACAACGATGCTGAGGTGGCCGCCATGACGGCCGAACTGGACGAGAGTGATTAG